The sequence below is a genomic window from Candidatus Methanoplasma termitum.
AGGAAGCAACAAATATATGCTGACTGACGACGGGAAAATGATCATCGATACCTTCTATTTGGAAGATGAAGATACAGAGGATAATGCAAAGATCCGCAAGTGAGCCATTGATGCAAGCACCAAGGAACTTAACTCCGCTGTGAGGAAAATTAGTTCGGAATACGGTACATTAGAAATCGCATCAGAATGGTTGAAAGAACACATAAGAAAAACGGCTAAGTTTCACTGACTTAGCAGTTTGAGTCCATCTTTATGCTTTTCAAGAGAAAATTCCAATTTCTTCCTATCGACTTCCGACAGGATTGGCCCTTCAGCAACATTGCCTGTAAACACTTTGTCGGACTGGCGGGTTGCTACATTGGTATTTGTCATCTCTTAACCTCTTGAGGCATCATCGGTTGACTTTCTTTGATGCTCACATTAAATAATTTTTGCGTAGTATTTGGTGTTATCGGTTCAATGGCCCACTTTATTTTTGTTTTTCATTGAAAAAAAGTTTTTGAAATATACTTCCAAAAAATCTATTTTTCAAAAGTTTTTGAAATATACTTCCAAAACTTTTATCTACTCTCCATCTCATATTACCAATAGCCATGACCCCCAAAGCCAGAGACGGGTACCTTGACAAGCTCATCGAAGCGATCGACACTCCGGTCATCAAAGTGATCTCCGGCGTAAGAAGATGCGGAAAATCCACATTGCTGGATATTTTCGAGTCCTATCTCCTTTCATCGGGAATAGAAAAGGAAAGGATCGTTCGTATCGATATGGACTCCAAAGAAATGAAATCCACGGTGACCGATTGGGAGAAGCTGTATGATGCTGTGGAAAAGAGAATGAAGAAGGGGGTCAGGAACTATATTCTTTTGGACGAGGTTCAAAATATAACCGACTGGGAGAGCGCCCTGATAAGTATGTTCACGGATCTCGACGGCGACTTCTACGTGACGGGTTCGAACGCGGTAATGTTATCTCCCAATATGAGCACAAAACTCGTCGGACGATTCATCGAGATAAAGATGCTGCCTCTGTCATTCAAAGAGTACATGGACTTCACTTCATCAAAGGACGAAAATAGGTCTTTTTCAGAATACATGAAGACCGGAGGTTTTCCGTTGGTCTCATTGCTCCACGATCGACCATCTTTGCAGAAGGATGTGCTCAGCGGCATATACAGCACCATCATGGATGTCGATATCATCGAGAAGAATGAGATACGTGATGTTCCTCTGCTGAAGAATCTGGCTGAATTCCTGATCGAGAACGCGGGCAACACCGTGTCGTCAAAGAGCATCTCGGATTATCTGAACAGCAGCGGCAGGAAGAGCAATCCTCACACGATAGATGATTATCTGCTTATGATGGAACGTGCGTTCCTGCTTTACGGAGTAAGAAGGTACGATATCACAGGAAAACTCAGACTGAAGACGCTTGGAAAGTACTATGTTGTGGATCCGGGGTTCAGGAACCTGATCGGCGGCAGGAAGGACGGTCCCGGGAGGATGATCGAGAACATTGTATTCTTGGAATTGGTACGCAGAGGATATGATGTCATGATCGGGAAGGCCGGCGAATTCGAAGTGGATTTCATAGCGGATCTGCATGGAGAACGTATGTATATCCAGGTAACAAAGACGATGTCGGACGAAGTTGTTGCGGAACGCGAGCTGAGACCGCTGCTGGAGATCAGAGATAACTATCCGAAGATGATCATCTCCATGGATCCGGAGATGCCGGGCGATCATTCGGGAGTAAAGAACAGGAACATCATAAGATGGCTGCTTGAGGAATGAAAAAGGCAACTTTTTACAGCATGAAGGTGAAACATGAAAAACAACATTGTCCCTCATCGTTTTGAAACAAGAGCGGAATGGCGGAAGTGGCTGCAGGAGAACTTTGACAAGAGAACCGAGGTCTGGTTTGTTTTCCCGTTAAAGGCGTCCGGTGAAATACCGATCTCATACAACGACGCCGTTGAGGAGGCTTTATGCTTCGGCTGGATCGACAGCACCGTAAGGTCGTTTGATGAGACACACAAGATACAAAGGTTCACTCCACGTAATCCGAAGAGCACATACTCACAGCCCAACAAAGAGCGGCTCCGTTGGCTTGCAGAAAACGGACTGATCCACCCCGCCGTCATGGATAATGTATCCTATATTCTGGATGAACAGTTCGTTTACCCGGACGATATTATCGATGTCATCAAAAAGGACGGGACCGCGTGGACAAACTTCCAAAAGTTCTCCGATCCGTACAAAAGGATACGGATCGCTTTTATCGACGCCGCCCGTGATAGACCCGACGAGTTCACAAAGCGTCTGAACAACTTTCTTAGAAAAACGCATGACGGTAAAATGATTATCGGTTACGGCGGTATAGACAAGTACTATTGATCCGAAAAATTACTATATCTGTTTCGGCCACCCACAACGATGTGTTTTTTTCTTACCATCCTTTTTCCTTGCTGAGCTCGACCATGTCCTTTTTATCGAATATAGAAAAAGGGTTGCCCTTCACCGGATTGAGTGTCGGGCCGGTGAACAGCTCAACGGTCTCGTTGCCCGCCGTGATCTCGTAGTATGCATGATACTTTACAGGGTCGAACTTGCTGAATACTATGAACGCATAGACGCGTTCGCTGGGTATGTTGTACTCCCGGGTCTCGCCGTTCTTCAGTGTACCGATCTCTTTGCATTTGATCCCTCCGAGTTCGAGTTCTCCCTGGCTGTCTTGGATGAACACTCTTACTTTTGCTGCCGAGGCTGTGAATGTCTTCTTTCTTTTGAATATCAGTTTCCTCATGGTATTCCGTACCCCGATATTGAACAATGTTGGGCGGATATAAACTTTGCATCGAACCTATCAATACCGGCAATCTGAGACAGATATTCTGACCTGAACGCACACATTGGCGTATGGTTTTCATTTCCTACCGCAACAGTAAAAGCAATGCGGCGCCGCCGGCCGCTATGTTGCCGCCGCCGACCCTGCCGATCGGTATCCCGGAAACCCCTTCGTAGATGTTGCCCTCTTTGTCCACTCTGCCGATCGGTATCCCTGATGTTCCCCTGTAGATGTTACCCTCTCTGTCTACCCCGCCTATAGGATTCTCGGAAGATCCTTCGTAAACAATACCTGCCACCAGGTTGACCATGCCGACCGAGCACTGAGAGGACCAGTCGTAGATGACACCGCCCACATCGACCCTGCCTACCGGATCCAAAGACGGCCCTTCATATATGATCCCCGACTGCATACCCTCGAACTTCTGGAACAACAGAAGCAATGCTGCGCCGCCCGCGAAGATCTCGTTGCCGCTGACGCTGCCGGCACGGCCGCAGCCGTGGGATCCGCCGTAAACGGTGCCGTTCGCATAGACACGGCCGACACATAACTCATTCCATGACGAGTCCCTCTCGTAAACAATTCCTTCATTATCGACCCTGCCGACGCAGTTCTCGTCCCATAATGATCCTCCCTCATAAACTGTGCCGTCTGTGTCGACCCGGCCAATGCGGTTCTCGTCCCATGATGTTCTCTTCTCATAAACTGTGCCGTCTGTGTCGATCCTGCCGATGCAAGAGGACCTCACATAAATATCTCCCATGGTTGCTCCGCTTCTGTTTTCTGATACGGTCCGGACACGGATGTTGTCCGTCCTTTCGGTTCCATATCACATCAGAGCTATAAAGCTGTGTGCGGGTGCTGGTTAAATGAGATCGAAGTTTGACCTCCGCATATAGCCAGACAATGATATTTCTTAATTGTTTATCGTACTTTCTGCCACCCATTTGAAGAATTGTGATACAGAGTTACGGTTGTTTTGATAAGCATTATTAAGATCTGAAAAAATCAATTTTTCAGACAACCTATCGGCACTACAAACACTCCATCTGGTCTTTTGTAGGCGTTCTGCGTCCCTGTCACGATCATCAGAAATGCTGGTTCTTTCATCTTGTCCGTGTTTACTTTCTCTTTCAGTTTGAGCAGATTCTTTGCCGCTTCTTCTATGTTATCGTCTCCGCCGAGTTTTATTTCCGCTGCGCCCCACTTACCGTTATTCAGATGGATTATGGCATCCGCCTCCAATCCATTCGCATCATGATATTGGTATACTTTCCCACCCAAACATTCCGCGTATGTTCTTAGGTCTCTGATCGCCATCGTCTCGAAGATCAGTCCGAAAGTCCTGATATCGCTGATGAGATCGCTCGGCGATATCTCTAGAACCGCAGTAACGATGGATGGGTCCGCTAACTGCCTTATGTTTGTGGTCCTGATAACTGTACGAGAACGCAGACTCGGACTCCATGCCTCGATCTCATCTATAACGAATAGTTTCTCAAACGCCGTAATATACGAGTCCAATGTCTTAGGATCAAGCACCGCATCGTTCGGTTCCACATCTCCGTGGATGGTGGTCATTCTCGCCGGAGTGGATATATTGCGTGCGTATGCTTTCAATATCGTTTTTGCTCTTTTCGGATCGCGTACAATATTGTCCACTTTCGTGATATCTTCGTTAAGCAACACATCTAAGTAATCAAAGGATGCTTGCAACGCAGCCTTTTCTTTGTCATACATTATATCGGGCCATCCGCCGCGGCAGACCAGGAACGCTAACCTGTTCAGAGTGTGTTCGTTCCTGCCGCTAATCTTATTTACTCCCTCGAAAAGTTCGGCAAGCGAAACGCTGCCCGTGGAATCCCGCGATTCCCAAAGACTCATTGTCCGCATTTTTATCTTTGCTATCCTGCCGACCCCGCTGTGGCGTTCTTTATCTTCTATCGGCTTAGCAGACCCCGTAAGAATGAACTGCCCGCGCGCCCCAGTATCGTCGACCTCTGCCCGTATATAATCCCATAGTTCGGGGATCTTTTGCCATTCGTCGAACATTATGGGTCTTTCACCGGCAAAGAGGTTTTCATCATCCATGTCAACGAACATTTGGTAATCTTTGAGCACTTTCTTTTTTTGAAGTTCCACTACTGTCTTTGCGAAGCGTTTTGCTGTTGTCGATTTGCCACTCCATTTAGGTCCTTCAATAACAATGCATCCTTTTGCATCAAGTTTTTCCTCTATGGTTGCCTCCAACAGCCTGGGTATGTATTGTTTCACATTTTTCAAAATGCAGACTGTGTATTTAAGTTATAGGCCAAATGGAGACTTTGTGGCTGTTTCATTGGAGACTTTGTGGCTGTTTCATTGGAGACTTTGTGGCTGTTTCATTGGAGACTTTGTAGCATCTTGAAGACACATTGTGCCGCACGCCGTTTATTCCGTCAGCAGGTTATCGAAGTATCCCTGTATCAGGATGACCGGCGTTCCTTTGTCGCCGCTTCCGCTTACCAGATCGGACAGGCTTCCCAACAGGTCGGTGTACTGCCTCGGCGTGGTCCCTAAAGCAATGGTGCCTCTGTCCTTATGCTCCTCGGCCCTCACAAGCGCAGCCCTTTTATCTTTTTTGTCTTTTTCGTCCGCAACGATGTTCTTTAGCTTGACCTCGTTCGGCGAGCCTTCCAATCCTTTTGTATATCCTGGAGATACGACAGGGTCTGCCAACTCCCATATCCCGCACTGCGGATCTTTGAAAGCACCGTCCGCATAGACCATGACATGCGGCCTTACTTTTGTTCTCTTAAAGAATTCATCCTGAACTTTGCGCACGAAAATGTCGCAATCCCTCGGGAACAGCTTGATCCTGTCGTGGCCGTACATGTTCGACCCCAAGATGCCGTATTTCTCGTTGTAACCGTGCTGACTGCTTGGATCGTTAAGAATTTCTGCCTGGGTCAAGACCTTCTTCGCGCCGCTCTTCAGCAGATATTCCTTTGTCCTTTCCCTGTTGTGTATATCGGCGACCACGACCTTGTCGGTGTGCTTCAATATCATCGCGGGATCCCTGCTCAAAATGACCTCGATGTTATCGTTGATGCTCTCATACAGCTGAATGTAATCTATTCCCGTGAATTCATGAACGTACTCGCCGTATCTCTTTCTGAACTCTTTGCCGGTATATTCGGACTGACCGCTGTCGATAGAATAGGGGTTCCATCTCTTCAGGTCCATTATCGGATTTCCGACCTCATCCTGAGGATAGTTCAAAAGAACGGTTATCTTCTTCGCTCCCTTCGCGATCCCTCTGAGCAGTTGGGAGAACCTGTTCCTTGACAATATTGGGAATACAACGCCTATGTGCTGGCCTTTGCCGAATTTCGATTCGATGTCTTTTGCGATCTGATCGATCGGGGCAAAGTTCCCCTGCGATACCGCCACAATGCTTTCCGTGACAGCGACAACGTCGCTCTCTTTTATTTCGCTGACACCGAGAACGTTGGACACTACAAGATCTACAAGGTCATCTCCCTGTGAAATGAAAGGCAGTCTTATTCCTGTGACGACAGTACCGGTTTTTCTTGTCATGGTAGAGATTTACTTGTATGGTAAGGATTAGTAATAAAACCTTTGTGGGATGCACACAGAAGCACACTTTTTCACGGGCGATCGGGACTGCGCCCGACTATGTGCTTTATAATTCAATTGCCGATTATAATATGATGAGAACATTGTTGGCATATGACGGCAGGCAACAAAGAGTTTTAGACTATGCTATAGACCACGCTCTTGCCTATAAAAGCACCCTTTTCATAATATCGGCTCTGGCCACGAAGAATGCCACAGAAATAGATGCGGGGCTCCCTAAGCTTAAAGGATCCCTCGAAGCGGCAAAACAGCGTGCGTTAGATAAAGGAGTCGATGTTCACATCATGACGGGAGCGGGGGATCCGGCGACAGAGATAGTCGCTGCCGCAGAACGGATCGGAGCGGATACCATAATTGTCGGCCACCGAGATAAGACCGTGCTTGACCGCGTGGTTTTGGGAAGTATCTCCGAGAACGTGCTGCGCAACGCCCGCTGCACTGTCATTTTTGTTCTGTAAGACCAAAGGCAGTAAGCATCGCACGAATGAGCCTGTCCGGGGCCGGTGGACATCCGGGGACATACATGTCAACATCGACCGTACCGCCGATACCCTCGCCTACTACCTCTCCTTTTGAGAATAACCCGCCTGAGATCGCGCAAGTGCCCATCGCTATGATCACTTTCGGCTCCGGCGTAGCTGCCGCCGCCTTCATCAATGCATCATACATGTTCTTTGTCAGCGGCCCCGTTATCAGCAGCACGTCGGCGTGCCTCGGCGATGCTACGATCTTTATGCCGAACCTTTCTGAGTCATAGAACTGATTGGACAGAGCGTTCACCTCCACTTCGCATCCGTTGCAGGACCCCGTGTCAACTTCTCTGATAAATACAGACCTCCCGACGGCCTTCAGTTTCTTTGCGTCTAAGGTATCCTTGTTCTTCACCGGAGGTGTGTTCTTTGTGAATATCAGGCCTTCTCTCGAAACGGCATAATCCGGTGCATCGACGGGAGATATAGCTTCCTTTGTGCATGCCCTCCTACAATCCCAACAGAACAGGCATTTGCCGAGATCTATTGTCCATTCGCCGCTCGTATCTATCGCATTCGACGGGCAGACCTTCGAACAGACCCCGCATTCATCGCATTCCACTCCCGCAAGCGGCATCTTTTGCGCTCTGCCGAATATCACATCGATGCTTTCCGTCGGAGCCCTGTTCTGTGTGACGATATTTTTAAGCGCTTCTTGTAACAATCTTCTTTTCATTTCATCACCTCACAGGTCATTTCCGCTGTATGACAGGTCGAAGCTCTTGTTGATCAGCGGAAAATCCGGCACTATGTTGCCTAAGACCGCAAGCTCCAACGCCGGCCAGTTGGGGAACGAAGCGTCCTTTATCTTATATCTCCATATCTTCCCGTCGACGATATGCACGCAGTGGATCGATTCTCCGCGGGGAGACTCCACCGCTCCGATCGAGAATCCGTCCTTGATCTTTATTTTGCTTGAGATCGGCCCGTCCTCGATATTGTCCAGACACTGCATGATTATGCTTATCGCCTCCGATATCTCGCTGGTCTTGACCCTGAATCTCGCATACACATCCCCTCTGGTATGTGTGGCCACTTTCATACCGATCCTGTCATAAACCTCATATGGGTGGCTCTTTCTGACGTCGTACTCTATCCCGCTCCCTCTTGCGATCGGCCCGACGGCTCTCAGTTCGACGGCGTCATGCGAGTTCAGTACGCCTGTCGTTTCGGCACGGTCCATGAACGAAGCGGATGATGTGGCCATGTCGAAGAAATCATCGACATCGAGTTTCATACGCATCAGTTCCTTCTCGATCAGGCTTGCCTTCTCTTCATCGATATCTACGCATACTCCGCCTAGACACAGGGTCCCCCAGAGCAGCCTGTGTCCGGTTATTCTTTCATTAAGGCGATGCATGCGTTCTTTCAGCATATACCCCTTTGCCGCGGGCACCGAGAGTGCGGTATCCAACACTATACCGCTGATGCCTCCGAACAGATTGTGTATCCTCTCCAGCTCCGCATAGATCGTGCGGATGTATCTCGCCCTCAACGGTATCTCGGCATCCCCTTCCATCGCCTGCAGGTACGCCAGGGAGTGTGCTATCGCATTGTCCCCGGATATCCTCTCTATGAGTCTGGTCATATCTTTGTTAGCGGGCACTTCCAGCATCTTCTCGATACCTCTGTGCGAATATCCGAGATAGGTACGCATCGTCAGTATCGGTTCGCCTGCGACGCTGAATCTGAAGTGCCCGGGCCCTATGACCCCTGCATGTATCGGCCCTACCGGTATCTCGAATAGCCCTTCGCCCTTTATCACATTGCGCGGGATGGGAGTCGAACGTATACCGGTCGGCTCTTTCGCGCCCTTTTGCAAAGGATATGCTCCTTCCTGAATGCTCCTGAGTTTCAGAGGGCGCATGTCTTGATTACCCAGCGGGACCACGTTGCTCATCTCGAACATCTCCCTCTCATATATTCCGGCTGCGGGGAATTCATCCGATAATGATGTGTAACTGTTCTCTTTCAGCACAGAGGTCAGCCTCGTGACCTCGTCCTGCGACACCAATATCGTCTCCAACGTCCTTTCGAACTCTTCGGAACCCTCTTTGACATACATGCACGCTATGCCGAACCCAAGCTCCGTGTGGAACCTCACATAATCTTTCAGATCCTCTATCGACGCTTCGATCTCGCGTGTGATCCTCACAATATACCTCCCGTGACCGCATCGGCTATCGATTCCAATGCATCTCTCATTTGTTCCGGCATGAATAGTCCCAGAAGGATTATCGCAAGCAGCAACAGCACCATGGGAAGTGCGCGTGAAATGCCTTTCAGTTCCTTTACTTCTTTTTTCGTATCGCCGCTGAGCATCGGAAGCACGTTCCTCAGGAATCCTGCGAATACCACTATGATCAGCACCACCATTACCGCTGCCACAATGTACATACCGTCGCTGAACGCTCCGGCCAATATGGATATCTCTCCTATGAACACAGCGAATGGCGGGACGCCCAAAATGGCAAGAGTGCCTGCGGTCATCATGAAGGCCGTGAACGGCATCTTTTCCCTGAGGCCTTTTATGTCAGCCATATTCGACGTGCCGTATCCCTGTATCACGTTGCCTGCCGCAAAGAAAACGAATGTTTTTGTCAAAGAATGAGCGATGACATGGAACAATGCTCCGAAAACAGCCAGCGGAGTGCCTATCCCGAATCCGATCATCATTATCCCCATGTGCTCTATGGTGGAATAAGCCAGCATACGCTTGATGTCCTTCGATATCAGTATGAACGCCGCGGCCACCGCCATTGATATCAGACCGAAGCCTATCATCAGGCTTGACGAGAATCCGGGAACCGCGACATTCAATATCATCTGGAACCTCAGTATCGTATACATTGCACAGTTAAGCAGTACAGCAGATAGCATAGCGCTGATAGGCGTCGGGGACTGGCTGTGTGCATCGGGGAGCCATGTGTGCATCGGCACCAGCCCCATCTTGGTCCCGAAGCCGACCAGTACAAAAACGAACGCTATCTTGAGCAGGGACGGGTCGAGGTCCGATGCCACGCTGTAGAGGATCGGCCAGTTCAGCGCGCCGGGATCATTCCCCAATACAGCCATCGACGAAGCGTAGATGAGGATTATCCCCATTAGTGCCAGAGTGATGCCCACGGAGCATATCATAAGGTATTTCCATGCCGCTTCCGTGGAGGATTCCTTCCTGTAGAAACCGACAAGGAACGCCGAGACCAGAGTGGTCGCTTCTATTGCGATCCACATAATGCCGAACGAGCTGACCACACACACGGTCAGCATAACCGCCACGAAAGTGTGGAAAAGGACCGAATATATTCGTTCATCCTTGGATGTTATCCTGCCTTCGTCCTTGTCCAACTTGATGTATCCGGCGGAATAGATGGATGCCATGAAGCCCACCAATGCGATCAATATCAGGAACAATGCAGAGAGCCCGTCCACATACCACATGCTGTACTCTGTCGTCTTGCCGGTGAACGCATCGATGCACATCGGGACCGAGGCAACAAGCAACGCCAGCGATCCGATTATGGATACCATGGATCTTGTCCTTGCCCACGGGATCGCTGCGCACACCAATGCTGTGGCCACCGGGATCGCAAGAATGATCTCTACCGTCAGGCTCAATCTTTCAACCTCCTCATGAATCCCGTGTCAATGGAGTTGAATGTCTGGCTAATGCGGAACATGAAAATGCCCACTATCACCGCGACCATGAGCACGTCGAAGAATATCCCTATCTCCACGAGCAGCGGCATGCCGTATGAGATCGATAGGGCACCGAGGAACAGCCCGTTCTCCATCATCAGCAGGCCTATCGCTTCCGTTATCGCCTTGCGTCTGGTCACCATCATGAACAATCCTATCAGTATCACTGACAAAGATATCGCAAAACAGTTCTTGGTTATCGTATCGAATGGTTCCGAAATGGGTGCGGAAATGAAATAAGATATCAGTATAAGACATGCGGATATCAGCAGGGATGTGGGTATGCCTATCGAGGAATCCACTTCTCTTCCCGACTTTATCCTTTGCGAGGCGTATTTGAGGAACCAAGGTATGAGTATGACCTTTACGACGAGGGTTATCCCTCCGACGATGAAGATATTCGTGTGGCCCGTGCTTATTCCGATTACGACCGCCAGCGCCACAAGGAAAAGCGATTGCGCGGCAAATGCATTCATCAGCTGATTCATCCTTGTGGTGGACATTGCCAGCAAAGAAAGCAGCAGCATCCCTACCGCGCAGATGTCTATCAGGTTTTGAGTCAGTGTCGTTTCCATTTTCATACCTCACAGAATGTACAGCGATATCAACGCCAGAAGGGACAATACGAATGATGCGGTCAACAGGTTAGGCAGGCGGAACAGTCTGAATTTAGCTATGTACGATTCGATGACCGCAATAATAACAACGATTATCAGCAGTTTGGCCATTATTGCGGCGAACCCTATTATCAGCGACATTACATCGGCGTCGGTCGCTATTCCCCATGGAAAGAACATCGATCCCAGTATGCTCATGAATATCGTGAGCCTCAGCATGGAAGAGAATTCCATGAGGCCGAGACCGCGGCCGGAATACTCTAAGAGCATCCCTTCATGCACCATCGTCAGTTCCAGATGTGTTGCGGGGTTATCGAATGGGATGCGGGCGTTCTCCGCCATGAGCGTTATGAAGAAAGAGGATGTTGCAAGTATCAGCGTGGGGGTCAGCGCTGCGATCCCCATATCGATTATGGCGGGGGGTATGTCGCCTATCGCCGTGCCCGCTTTGGTAAGACCGGCCAATGCCATCACCGACAACAATAAGGCCGGTTCTATCAGGACGGACATCATCATCTCTCTGCTCGATCCCATCCCTCCGAATACCGACCCTCCCTCCAATCCGCCGAGTACCATCATGAAACGATACATAGTGAATATGTAGACCATGGCGATGAGATCGCCGTAAGGCGCCAGCGTATCCACGAACATGAAGGGGATCATCAACGCAAGCAAGAGCATGCTGCTTAGACACACATATGGGACCGCACGGAACAGCCAAGTCGAATGCCTTGAGACGACCTCGTCCTTTTTGAACAATTTGATA
It includes:
- a CDS encoding YdeI/OmpD-associated family protein; amino-acid sequence: MKNNIVPHRFETRAEWRKWLQENFDKRTEVWFVFPLKASGEIPISYNDAVEEALCFGWIDSTVRSFDETHKIQRFTPRNPKSTYSQPNKERLRWLAENGLIHPAVMDNVSYILDEQFVYPDDIIDVIKKDGTAWTNFQKFSDPYKRIRIAFIDAARDRPDEFTKRLNNFLRKTHDGKMIIGYGGIDKYY
- a CDS encoding ATP-binding protein yields the protein MTPKARDGYLDKLIEAIDTPVIKVISGVRRCGKSTLLDIFESYLLSSGIEKERIVRIDMDSKEMKSTVTDWEKLYDAVEKRMKKGVRNYILLDEVQNITDWESALISMFTDLDGDFYVTGSNAVMLSPNMSTKLVGRFIEIKMLPLSFKEYMDFTSSKDENRSFSEYMKTGGFPLVSLLHDRPSLQKDVLSGIYSTIMDVDIIEKNEIRDVPLLKNLAEFLIENAGNTVSSKSISDYLNSSGRKSNPHTIDDYLLMMERAFLLYGVRRYDITGKLRLKTLGKYYVVDPGFRNLIGGRKDGPGRMIENIVFLELVRRGYDVMIGKAGEFEVDFIADLHGERMYIQVTKTMSDEVVAERELRPLLEIRDNYPKMIISMDPEMPGDHSGVKNRNIIRWLLEE
- a CDS encoding hydrogenase large subunit — its product is MRITREIEASIEDLKDYVRFHTELGFGIACMYVKEGSEEFERTLETILVSQDEVTRLTSVLKENSYTSLSDEFPAAGIYEREMFEMSNVVPLGNQDMRPLKLRSIQEGAYPLQKGAKEPTGIRSTPIPRNVIKGEGLFEIPVGPIHAGVIGPGHFRFSVAGEPILTMRTYLGYSHRGIEKMLEVPANKDMTRLIERISGDNAIAHSLAYLQAMEGDAEIPLRARYIRTIYAELERIHNLFGGISGIVLDTALSVPAAKGYMLKERMHRLNERITGHRLLWGTLCLGGVCVDIDEEKASLIEKELMRMKLDVDDFFDMATSSASFMDRAETTGVLNSHDAVELRAVGPIARGSGIEYDVRKSHPYEVYDRIGMKVATHTRGDVYARFRVKTSEISEAISIIMQCLDNIEDGPISSKIKIKDGFSIGAVESPRGESIHCVHIVDGKIWRYKIKDASFPNWPALELAVLGNIVPDFPLINKSFDLSYSGNDL
- a CDS encoding ATP-binding protein, with product MKQYIPRLLEATIEEKLDAKGCIVIEGPKWSGKSTTAKRFAKTVVELQKKKVLKDYQMFVDMDDENLFAGERPIMFDEWQKIPELWDYIRAEVDDTGARGQFILTGSAKPIEDKERHSGVGRIAKIKMRTMSLWESRDSTGSVSLAELFEGVNKISGRNEHTLNRLAFLVCRGGWPDIMYDKEKAALQASFDYLDVLLNEDITKVDNIVRDPKRAKTILKAYARNISTPARMTTIHGDVEPNDAVLDPKTLDSYITAFEKLFVIDEIEAWSPSLRSRTVIRTTNIRQLADPSIVTAVLEISPSDLISDIRTFGLIFETMAIRDLRTYAECLGGKVYQYHDANGLEADAIIHLNNGKWGAAEIKLGGDDNIEEAAKNLLKLKEKVNTDKMKEPAFLMIVTGTQNAYKRPDGVFVVPIGCLKN
- a CDS encoding respiratory chain complex I subunit 1 family protein, which encodes MIQDIIFSALQAVIMILISPLLTGIIRKLKAYMQHRKGNSVFQPYRDLIKLFKKDEVVSRHSTWLFRAVPYVCLSSMLLLALMIPFMFVDTLAPYGDLIAMVYIFTMYRFMMVLGGLEGGSVFGGMGSSREMMMSVLIEPALLLSVMALAGLTKAGTAIGDIPPAIIDMGIAALTPTLILATSSFFITLMAENARIPFDNPATHLELTMVHEGMLLEYSGRGLGLMEFSSMLRLTIFMSILGSMFFPWGIATDADVMSLIIGFAAIMAKLLIIVVIIAVIESYIAKFRLFRLPNLLTASFVLSLLALISLYIL
- a CDS encoding NADH-quinone oxidoreductase subunit B family protein, with translation MKRRLLQEALKNIVTQNRAPTESIDVIFGRAQKMPLAGVECDECGVCSKVCPSNAIDTSGEWTIDLGKCLFCWDCRRACTKEAISPVDAPDYAVSREGLIFTKNTPPVKNKDTLDAKKLKAVGRSVFIREVDTGSCNGCEVEVNALSNQFYDSERFGIKIVASPRHADVLLITGPLTKNMYDALMKAAAATPEPKVIIAMGTCAISGGLFSKGEVVGEGIGGTVDVDMYVPGCPPAPDRLIRAMLTAFGLTEQK
- a CDS encoding universal stress protein; amino-acid sequence: MMRTLLAYDGRQQRVLDYAIDHALAYKSTLFIISALATKNATEIDAGLPKLKGSLEAAKQRALDKGVDVHIMTGAGDPATEIVAAAERIGADTIIVGHRDKTVLDRVVLGSISENVLRNARCTVIFVL
- a CDS encoding coenzyme F420-0:L-glutamate ligase gives rise to the protein MTRKTGTVVTGIRLPFISQGDDLVDLVVSNVLGVSEIKESDVVAVTESIVAVSQGNFAPIDQIAKDIESKFGKGQHIGVVFPILSRNRFSQLLRGIAKGAKKITVLLNYPQDEVGNPIMDLKRWNPYSIDSGQSEYTGKEFRKRYGEYVHEFTGIDYIQLYESINDNIEVILSRDPAMILKHTDKVVVADIHNRERTKEYLLKSGAKKVLTQAEILNDPSSQHGYNEKYGILGSNMYGHDRIKLFPRDCDIFVRKVQDEFFKRTKVRPHVMVYADGAFKDPQCGIWELADPVVSPGYTKGLEGSPNEVKLKNIVADEKDKKDKRAALVRAEEHKDRGTIALGTTPRQYTDLLGSLSDLVSGSGDKGTPVILIQGYFDNLLTE
- a CDS encoding hydrogenase 4 subunit F, with the translated sequence MSLTVEIILAIPVATALVCAAIPWARTRSMVSIIGSLALLVASVPMCIDAFTGKTTEYSMWYVDGLSALFLILIALVGFMASIYSAGYIKLDKDEGRITSKDERIYSVLFHTFVAVMLTVCVVSSFGIMWIAIEATTLVSAFLVGFYRKESSTEAAWKYLMICSVGITLALMGIILIYASSMAVLGNDPGALNWPILYSVASDLDPSLLKIAFVFVLVGFGTKMGLVPMHTWLPDAHSQSPTPISAMLSAVLLNCAMYTILRFQMILNVAVPGFSSSLMIGFGLISMAVAAAFILISKDIKRMLAYSTIEHMGIMMIGFGIGTPLAVFGALFHVIAHSLTKTFVFFAAGNVIQGYGTSNMADIKGLREKMPFTAFMMTAGTLAILGVPPFAVFIGEISILAGAFSDGMYIVAAVMVVLIIVVFAGFLRNVLPMLSGDTKKEVKELKGISRALPMVLLLLAIILLGLFMPEQMRDALESIADAVTGGIL
- a CDS encoding hydrogenase gives rise to the protein METTLTQNLIDICAVGMLLLSLLAMSTTRMNQLMNAFAAQSLFLVALAVVIGISTGHTNIFIVGGITLVVKVILIPWFLKYASQRIKSGREVDSSIGIPTSLLISACLILISYFISAPISEPFDTITKNCFAISLSVILIGLFMMVTRRKAITEAIGLLMMENGLFLGALSISYGMPLLVEIGIFFDVLMVAVIVGIFMFRISQTFNSIDTGFMRRLKD